The following coding sequences lie in one Arachis ipaensis cultivar K30076 chromosome B05, Araip1.1, whole genome shotgun sequence genomic window:
- the LOC107640836 gene encoding uncharacterized protein LOC107640836: protein MSKALQGAELRYNKLEKLALVLLTSSRRLRQYFQGHQVVVRTDKGMSQVLQKPDLARRMMTWAIELSPYDLRYEPRHAIKAQAMANFLVEVTRDPTEDTDTRWKPHVDGASNQTFGGTRIILESPIGVIYEQSVKFEFPVSNNQAEYEALLGGLILAREVRATRLEVCSDSQIVTSQVNGSYQARDLLLQKYLERVKELSKQFEEVMVQHVPRERNTRADLLSKLASTKPGTDNRSLIQGITREPAIALHLTKISLSRMDSITNFLQNGKLPGGEKEAKVLRREAAKYMVIQGQLFKKGLSQPLLKCLHPDQTDYVLREVHEGCCGHYIGGKVLARKLIRAGYYWPSMIEDSKEFVKKCVKCQENANFHRAPATELSLMTSSRPFAQWGIDLLGPFPVGPGQVKYLIVTVDYYTKWIEAELLATISSSNCKKFMWRQVITWFGIPEVIISDNGTQFTDKNFVEFLAGLGIKQKFSSVEHPQTNGQVESANKVILLGLKKRLDNKKEAWADELASVLWSYCTTEQSATGETPFRLTYGVDAMIPVEIGESSPRLLLKGVEEVVEKDLVDETREKAHLSEVALKQRMALCYNTKVLKRDFEQNDLVLRRNDISLPTQGEGKLAANWEGPYRVKEVIGKGAYKLEKLDEREVPRTWNAGNLRRFYP from the coding sequence atgagTAAAGCGCTGCAAGGAGCAGAACTTAGGTACAAcaagttggagaaactggcacTAGTGCTCCTAACCTCTTCCCGCAGGCTACGACAATACTTCCAAGGTCACCAAGTGGTCGTAAGAACGGACAAGGGAATGTCTCAAGTGCTCCAAAAACCCGACCTAGCGagaaggatgatgacctgggccatcgagctatCCCCATACGATTTAAGGTACGAGCCTCGACATGCAATTAAGGCGCAAGCAATGGCAAACTTCCTAGTGGAAGTAACCAGAGACCCAACCGAGGACACGGACACACGGTGGAAGCCCCATGTAGATGGAGCCTCCAATCAGACGTTCGGGGGCACCAGAATCATATTAGAAAGCCCAATCGGGGTCATCTACGAACAATCGGTCAAGTTCGAGTTTCCCgtatcgaacaaccaagcagagtATGAAGCCCTCCTAGGCGGCTTGATCTTAGCCCGGGAAGTTAGGGCTACGAGGCTAGAAGTATGTAGTGACTCACAGATCGTCACGTCGCAAGTGAATGGAAGCTACCAAGCTAGAGATTTGCTATTACAGAAGTACTTGGAGAGGGTTAAAGAACTGAGCAAACAGTTTGAGGAGGTCATGGTCCAACACGTTCCGAGGGagaggaacacacgggcagacctcctatccAAGCTAGCGAGCACGAAACCTGGAACCGACAACCGCTCCCTCATTCAAGGCATCACGAGAGAACCAGCGATTGCCCTCCACCTGACCAAGATAAGCCTCTCCCGGATGGACTCCATCACCAATTTCTTGCAAAATGGCAAACTCCCTGGAGGCGAGAAGGAAGCTAAAGTGTTAAGAAGGGAGGCTGCCAAATACATGGTCATACAGGGCCAACTGTTCAAAAAGGGACTTAGCCAACCTTTGCTGAAGTGCCtacaccccgaccagacggactacgtgctcagagaagtccacgaggggtgCTGTGGTCACTACATCGGGGGCAAAGtcctagcaaggaagctcatccgagctggatattactggccGTCAATGATAGAAGACTCCAAGGAGTTCGTGAAAAAATGCGTCAAGTGCCAAGAGAACGCTAACTTCCACAGAGCACCGGCCACCGAACTGAGCCTGATGACGTCCTCCCGACCCTTCGCACAGTGGGGAATCGACCTCTTGGGACCCTTCCCGGTTGGCCCAGGGCAAGTCAAATATCTCATAGTCACCGTCGACtattacaccaaatggatagaggctgagcTATTGGCCACCATCTCCTCGTCTAATTGCaaaaagttcatgtggaggcaggtgataacttGGTTCGGCATCCCGGAGGTCATCATCTCAGACAACGGGACGCAATTCACCGATAAGAATTTTGTAGAGTTCCTCGCCGGCTTGGGCATCAAACAGAAATTCTCCTCGGTAGAGCACCCCCAGACAAACGGACAAGTCGAGTCCGCAAATAAGGTCATCTTGCTGGGCCTCAAGAAGCGGCTAGACAACAAGAAGGAAGCGTGGGCTGATGAGCTCGCCTCAGTCCTCTGGTCCTACTGTACAACCGAGCAGTCCGCCACGGGAGAAACCCCCTTCCGCCTGACATACGGGGTGGACGCAATGATACCCGTAGAGATCGGTGAGTCGAGCCCACGGTTACTTCTCAAAGGGGTGGAAGAAGTTGTAGAGAAGGACCTAGTAGATGAAACCAGGGAGAAGGCCCACCTGTCAGAAGTAGCactaaagcaaagaatggcccTATGCTACAACACCAAAGTGCTCAAGAGGGATTTCGAGCAAAACGACCTCGTCCTACGGCGCAATGACATTAGCCTACCGACCCAGGGAGAAGGCAAActggcggcaaactgggaaggcccctacagggtCAAAGAAGTGATTGGCAAAGGCGCCTACAAATTGGAGAAGCTCGATGAAAGAGAGGTCCCGAGAACCTGGAATGCGGGTAACCTGAGAAGGTTTTACCCCTAG